Proteins encoded by one window of Salicibibacter halophilus:
- a CDS encoding glycine betaine ABC transporter substrate-binding protein yields MQDEDIDLYVEYTGTSYITVLDEEIDPEDPPEEDEIYDTVQEAYHEEFDISWLEPFDFENRYALAMREEDTDDIDNQSDLVDEAENLVIGHNADFAERPDGLDPMNDMYGYEWGGNEQMDEGLMYDALQNEEVDVISAFTTDGRIPAYDLEIIEDDMNYFPPYYAAPIIRNDVLDAHPEIEEELAELAPLLTEETMADLNAQVDIDTELEETVANDFLVENGLIEE; encoded by the coding sequence ATGCAAGACGAGGATATTGACCTTTACGTGGAATACACCGGAACGTCATATATTACCGTTTTGGATGAAGAAATTGACCCTGAGGATCCTCCGGAAGAGGATGAGATCTACGATACTGTACAAGAAGCCTATCATGAAGAATTTGATATTTCCTGGCTGGAACCGTTCGACTTTGAAAACCGCTATGCATTGGCCATGCGAGAAGAAGACACCGACGACATCGACAATCAAAGCGATTTGGTTGACGAAGCCGAAAATCTCGTGATCGGTCATAACGCGGACTTTGCCGAACGACCGGACGGACTCGATCCAATGAATGACATGTATGGCTATGAATGGGGCGGCAATGAACAAATGGACGAGGGGTTAATGTATGATGCCCTTCAAAATGAAGAAGTCGATGTCATTTCAGCCTTTACGACAGACGGCCGGATCCCGGCGTATGACTTGGAAATCATCGAGGATGACATGAACTACTTCCCACCTTATTATGCTGCGCCGATTATTCGGAACGACGTCCTTGACGCCCATCCGGAGATTGAGGAAGAACTCGCTGAACTCGCGCCTCTCTTGACGGAGGAAACAATGGCAGATTTAAACGCTCAAGTCGACATCGATACGGAATTGGAAGAAACCGTAGCCAATGATTTCTTGGTGGAAAATGGTTTGATTGAGGAATAA
- a CDS encoding Nmad3 family putative nucleotide modification protein yields the protein MPRKLILSRKGFDGSAGGKPSPILDNKFVSLPIPSADSGFFYKDMKFSSEENYLKIMKDLGIKMYSEAHLDPDLQRSLLDNRPEEWRGLFGQSGISQGTLHNRAVGEGDIFLFFGWFKEARKEDGVWKYVPHAPDVHAIFGYLEVDRELDIRVGDSIPSWAAYHPHIKHSHEHAKGRNSVYVATSTFSKHANQPGWGSFHYDPRLVLTHEEKTTRSFWKLPACFQGEQDQFTSRIKTWNVLRDGMVEMQTVGRGDQEMYVSSNPEVVAWAEELIMKCSVYE from the coding sequence ATGCCCAGAAAACTCATTCTCAGCAGAAAAGGCTTCGATGGAAGCGCCGGCGGCAAACCGAGCCCGATTCTGGATAACAAGTTCGTGTCATTGCCGATCCCCAGCGCGGATTCCGGTTTCTTTTATAAAGATATGAAGTTTTCTTCCGAGGAGAATTATCTGAAGATCATGAAAGATTTGGGGATCAAGATGTATTCTGAGGCGCATCTGGATCCTGATTTGCAGCGATCGTTGTTGGACAATCGTCCGGAGGAATGGCGGGGGTTGTTTGGCCAGTCCGGGATTTCACAGGGCACGTTACATAATCGGGCTGTCGGGGAAGGCGATATTTTTCTTTTCTTCGGGTGGTTTAAAGAAGCGAGAAAAGAAGATGGCGTATGGAAGTATGTCCCGCATGCCCCTGATGTCCACGCGATTTTCGGATATTTGGAAGTGGACCGTGAGCTGGATATCCGGGTAGGGGATTCGATACCTTCGTGGGCCGCCTATCATCCGCACATTAAACACAGCCATGAACATGCGAAAGGGCGGAATAGTGTTTACGTGGCGACATCGACGTTCAGCAAGCATGCCAACCAGCCGGGGTGGGGGTCTTTTCACTATGATCCCCGGCTTGTCCTGACGCACGAAGAGAAAACTACCCGGTCGTTTTGGAAATTGCCTGCTTGTTTTCAAGGCGAGCAAGATCAATTCACGTCCAGAATAAAAACATGGAATGTGCTTCGCGACGGTATGGTCGAAATGCAAACGGTCGGAAGGGGAGACCAGGAAATGTATGTGAGCAGTAATCCGGAGGTTGTGGCATGGGCGGAGGAGTTGATTATGAAGTGTTCGGTGTATGAATAG
- a CDS encoding flavin monoamine oxidase family protein, translating into MASKKYQTIVVGGGLAGMSAANTLHNKGIDYKVIEASNRSGGKVLSDRQNADVFFELGPQFVNKDMTEMARLIKASGMEIKETDMPENAISISSMNQEIDNLTDFDTRLDDWDGQVDERLSALYDRFFDDEGVKKIISSNQAELLNIHPDHISARALKEVNARYESEMSDLTHQSSGPLNQVISYLEKNIAGNIFYNEPVQQVVETNEGCTIITGAGEYEAASVIVAVPPTVASRISYSPNLKDQYQEALNSYTDGAIIKASWVYRQPFWHNHLVNGEVKRIQEIIYTDPKGVVVMDSSKKGEEHRLTMFIGADEAKKLDQEGEEHQRRMANQLLTEVFGDQAKNYEAMALSAWVNHPYCGGGYGASVHIGGKVDAAETLREPFHQFAFACSEIAEAFPNFMEGAVRSGQHAANRIAKEKR; encoded by the coding sequence ATGGCATCGAAAAAGTACCAAACAATTGTCGTTGGTGGCGGGCTGGCAGGGATGTCGGCAGCAAACACGCTTCATAACAAAGGCATTGATTATAAAGTGATTGAGGCTAGCAACCGCTCCGGTGGGAAAGTTTTATCCGATCGGCAAAATGCTGATGTTTTCTTTGAGTTAGGCCCTCAATTTGTAAATAAGGATATGACAGAAATGGCTCGTTTGATCAAAGCATCAGGTATGGAGATAAAAGAGACGGATATGCCTGAAAATGCTATTTCCATTAGCTCAATGAATCAAGAGATCGATAACCTTACTGATTTTGACACTCGCTTAGATGATTGGGACGGTCAAGTTGATGAACGCTTGTCTGCTTTGTATGATCGGTTTTTTGATGATGAGGGTGTCAAAAAGATCATCAGCAGCAATCAAGCCGAGCTTTTAAATATCCATCCGGACCATATAAGCGCAAGGGCGTTAAAAGAGGTCAATGCTCGTTACGAATCGGAAATGAGTGACCTTACGCATCAATCATCAGGGCCGTTAAATCAAGTGATTAGCTATTTAGAGAAAAATATAGCCGGTAATATTTTTTACAATGAGCCGGTTCAGCAAGTTGTAGAAACGAATGAAGGATGTACGATTATAACCGGTGCGGGCGAGTACGAAGCAGCGTCGGTGATTGTGGCGGTTCCTCCTACCGTTGCTAGTCGCATTTCTTACAGCCCCAATCTGAAGGATCAGTACCAAGAAGCATTAAATAGTTATACAGATGGGGCTATTATTAAGGCTTCGTGGGTGTACAGACAGCCTTTTTGGCATAACCATTTAGTTAATGGTGAGGTAAAACGAATACAGGAAATCATTTACACAGATCCCAAAGGTGTCGTCGTCATGGATTCTTCCAAAAAAGGGGAAGAACACCGATTAACCATGTTTATTGGAGCAGACGAGGCAAAAAAATTAGATCAAGAAGGGGAGGAACACCAAAGACGCATGGCGAATCAATTATTAACTGAAGTTTTCGGCGATCAAGCAAAAAACTACGAAGCTATGGCGTTAAGTGCTTGGGTGAATCATCCGTATTGCGGGGGAGGATATGGTGCCAGTGTCCATATTGGAGGCAAGGTTGACGCTGCAGAAACGTTAAGAGAACCATTTCATCAGTTCGCTTTCGCTTGTAGTGAAATTGCAGAAGCTTTTCCTAATTTTATGGAGGGGGCTGTTCGCTCGGGACAGCATGCAGCGAATAGGATAGCTAAGGAGAAAAGGTGA
- a CDS encoding virulence RhuM family protein, which yields MRKNRIVQMEGKREVERDVSFYNLEIILSVGYRVRSHRGTQFRRWATERLNEYLVKGFAMDDDRLKEIRNIGEDYFDELLERIRDIRASEKRFYQKITDIYATSVDYEPQTEITREFFATVQNKLHFAIHGYTASELIAKRANAEKENMGLNSWKGERVRKSDVTITNNYLTENELDSLNRIVTMYLDYAEDQAKRHQPMYMENWTDKLNAFLKFNERAILENAGEISKEVAGQLAISEYDKYHQHRLSVDQRGDFEDFIKNKRLDK from the coding sequence ATTCGGAAAAACCGAATAGTTCAAATGGAAGGTAAGAGAGAGGTTGAAAGAGATGTTTCATTTTACAATCTCGAAATTATCCTCTCTGTTGGATACAGAGTTCGTTCACACCGTGGTACACAGTTTCGACGGTGGGCAACTGAAAGATTGAACGAGTATTTGGTTAAAGGCTTTGCCATGGATGATGATCGACTTAAAGAAATACGGAATATTGGTGAAGATTATTTTGATGAATTACTTGAACGAATTCGAGACATCCGTGCTTCAGAGAAAAGGTTTTACCAAAAGATCACTGATATATATGCAACTTCCGTGGATTATGAGCCACAAACTGAAATTACCAGGGAATTTTTTGCAACAGTCCAAAACAAGTTACACTTTGCGATCCATGGATATACTGCTTCAGAGCTCATTGCTAAAAGAGCGAATGCGGAAAAAGAAAATATGGGATTAAACTCATGGAAAGGTGAAAGAGTTCGTAAAAGTGATGTAACGATAACCAATAATTATTTGACAGAAAATGAATTAGATTCACTAAACAGAATTGTCACGATGTATCTTGATTATGCAGAAGATCAAGCCAAACGTCATCAACCTATGTATATGGAAAACTGGACGGATAAATTAAATGCTTTTCTTAAATTTAATGAACGCGCCATCCTGGAAAATGCAGGAGAAATATCAAAAGAAGTTGCGGGCCAACTCGCCATAAGTGAATACGATAAATATCATCAACACCGCTTAAGCGTGGATCAAAGAGGTGACTTTGAGGATTTTATCAAGAATAAACGATTAGATAAGTAA
- a CDS encoding M48 family metallopeptidase produces MPSFNYGNTTIDYSLHYQAHKKDVSIAVEWLDGVQVTAPPDISTEKLHEVLRKKAPWIIEKWYEFNEIAIPSTPKEFVSGEKFPYLGRQYRLKVYNEGDRSNAQLAFKNGKFYAYIPENITNNEKCDQLHILFKNWYIQYGQRKVNERAKQYCEKLNVSPSKVSLKDQRMRWGSCTKEGAIYLNWKIVMAPVSVLDYVVVHELSHLKYADHSKNFWGTVHSILPDYEKRKEWLRVNGPTLHL; encoded by the coding sequence ATGCCATCTTTCAACTACGGCAACACAACGATCGATTATTCCCTCCATTACCAAGCGCATAAAAAAGATGTTTCGATTGCAGTTGAGTGGCTGGATGGGGTACAGGTGACGGCTCCACCTGATATTTCAACGGAAAAACTACATGAGGTCCTTCGGAAAAAAGCACCCTGGATCATTGAAAAATGGTACGAGTTTAACGAAATTGCTATACCATCTACTCCTAAAGAGTTCGTGAGTGGAGAGAAGTTTCCATACTTGGGAAGGCAGTATCGTCTAAAGGTTTACAATGAAGGTGATCGTTCCAATGCTCAACTTGCATTTAAAAACGGGAAATTTTACGCTTACATCCCCGAAAATATCACAAACAATGAAAAATGCGACCAGCTTCATATTCTATTTAAAAACTGGTACATACAATATGGCCAGCGAAAAGTGAATGAACGGGCGAAACAATATTGCGAAAAACTAAATGTCTCGCCTAGCAAAGTTTCCCTCAAAGACCAGCGAATGCGTTGGGGATCGTGTACAAAAGAAGGGGCCATCTATTTAAATTGGAAAATCGTAATGGCTCCCGTATCCGTTCTGGATTATGTGGTTGTTCATGAACTCTCTCATCTTAAATACGCCGATCATTCCAAGAACTTCTGGGGTACCGTGCATAGCATTCTGCCAGATTATGAAAAGCGAAAAGAGTGGTTGCGGGTGAATGGCCCGACCCTTCATCTTTAA
- a CDS encoding restriction endonuclease — MAIPDYQKLMLPLLKFFEDESEHHIREANEVLADDFQLTEEERAQLLPSGKQRIFNNRVNWANTYLKKAGLLESKRRGYSNITERGQDILKQNPQMITRNFLMQFESFTEFQQPSSSRQEAKNERNRSSTLGNDNQSQTPYELMDQTNQILKDDLAEQLLKTIKECSPEFFEGLVVQLLVKMGYGGSLKDAGQAVGKSGDGGIDGIIKEDQLGLDVIYLQAKRWEAVIGRPEIQKFAGALQGRRAKKGVFITTSSFTSEAKEYVNFIDNNIILLNGQELSHLMIDYNLGVSTKETIKIKEIDSDYFMED, encoded by the coding sequence ATGGCTATTCCGGATTATCAGAAGTTGATGTTGCCCTTATTAAAGTTTTTCGAAGATGAAAGTGAGCACCATATTCGAGAAGCGAATGAAGTGTTAGCTGATGATTTCCAGCTGACGGAAGAAGAACGAGCTCAATTGCTGCCGAGTGGAAAACAACGTATATTTAACAATCGCGTCAATTGGGCGAATACTTATTTGAAAAAAGCAGGATTATTGGAATCTAAACGAAGAGGATATTCAAACATTACCGAACGGGGACAAGACATTTTAAAACAAAATCCTCAAATGATTACTAGAAATTTTCTGATGCAATTTGAATCATTTACTGAATTTCAACAGCCATCCTCATCTCGACAGGAAGCTAAAAATGAAAGAAATCGATCTTCAACATTGGGTAATGATAATCAAAGCCAAACCCCCTACGAGTTGATGGATCAGACCAATCAGATTCTAAAAGATGATCTTGCAGAACAGCTATTAAAGACCATTAAAGAATGTTCTCCAGAATTTTTTGAGGGATTAGTTGTCCAATTACTTGTTAAAATGGGCTATGGAGGTTCGTTGAAAGATGCAGGACAAGCGGTTGGTAAAAGTGGTGACGGAGGCATCGATGGGATTATCAAAGAGGATCAACTTGGATTAGACGTCATCTATTTACAAGCGAAACGTTGGGAAGCAGTCATTGGCCGCCCGGAAATTCAAAAATTTGCCGGCGCACTCCAGGGGCGCCGTGCGAAAAAGGGTGTTTTTATAACAACCTCCTCATTTACCTCCGAAGCAAAGGAATATGTAAATTTTATTGACAACAATATTATTTTGCTGAATGGTCAGGAGTTGTCTCACCTCATGATTGATTATAATCTGGGCGTCTCTACTAAGGAAACGATCAAAATTAAAGAGATCGATTCGGATTATTTTATGGAAGATTAA
- a CDS encoding type I restriction endonuclease subunit R, whose amino-acid sequence MTELNEKQLVENRMICQLQGLGYEHVHSPALDEERETLRDVVLTKRLSNAIHRLNPWIDENNLNKMTRQVTHIDATSVMEANEQFHKDLVSYISIQQDLGKGKKNQTVKMIDFDDPENNEFLVVDQLTISDVGGTIKPDLILYINGLPLVVIECKSPTITNQMGEAVKQLNRYQREIDRLFHYTQFLIATSGEQAQAGTVGAQTRHYSEWKDPWPFKIDDIGTEPNRQDILTVGMLTKTQLLDLVQNFIVYEPEGGKTVKKLARYQQFRAVNKAVERILHTETPKERGGVVWHTQGSGKSLSMLYLAVKLRRISSLKNPTILIVTDRNDLDNQIAGTFRRCGFPNPKQAEGVNDLRQLLTQARGSTITTTVHKFQEGEQGEAHPLLSEDENIFVMVDESHRTQYKGLAVNMRSALPNACYLGFTGTPIDKEDRSTTRTFGPYIDKYTIQQAVDDGATVPIFYEGRMTNLHVQGESLDTLFDRTFREYPEEDRERIKQRFATEESLTGAPKRVEQIVLDLIHHFETHIRPDGFKAQLVAVNRKTAILYKEKLDELSDLESVVIFSGGHNDGEHLQKYHLSDVEEKNYIDRFKKAGDPLEIIIVVDKLLTGFDAPIEQVLYLDKPLKEHNLLQAIARTNRRYKGKTHGLLVDYYGVSSFLNEALSVFDDSDIEGALHPVESEIPRLQNRHRAAMRYFDHVDFFDSEACIQVLRPEDVRNEFDVAFRKFAESVNMVMPNPKAEPYKKDLKFLGKIRQMAKSRYREPQMDISDCGEKVKRLIADHLHASSIEVLHEPIDIMSGKFTERLETYTSDEAKASEMEHAIRHEIKVKLDENPVYYTSLKEKLEQLIEDGKEKRMDLIEQLEELQKITAELRNSDKQGEEEGFTKEEYPFFQLMEQELPYDDKEPLKELTHIITEEIQDYAVMDWPEKDEVQRQMRRKIKRQLRASHCPKDQLEGLTQQMMDLAKVHYKK is encoded by the coding sequence ATGACGGAGTTAAATGAAAAACAACTCGTGGAAAACCGAATGATCTGTCAGCTCCAGGGCTTGGGCTATGAACATGTTCATAGCCCTGCTTTGGATGAAGAACGAGAGACATTGCGTGATGTGGTGCTTACGAAACGTCTATCGAATGCCATCCATCGCCTGAATCCGTGGATAGATGAAAATAACCTCAATAAAATGACTCGTCAGGTAACACATATTGACGCTACGAGTGTGATGGAAGCGAACGAACAATTTCACAAAGATCTCGTCAGCTACATATCGATCCAACAGGATCTAGGCAAAGGAAAAAAGAACCAAACAGTCAAAATGATCGATTTTGACGATCCCGAAAACAATGAATTTCTCGTCGTTGATCAGCTAACGATTAGCGATGTCGGTGGTACGATTAAACCGGACTTAATCCTTTATATTAACGGTCTTCCTTTGGTCGTGATCGAATGCAAAAGCCCCACGATTACAAATCAAATGGGGGAGGCGGTTAAACAGCTCAACAGGTATCAAAGAGAAATCGACCGTCTTTTTCATTACACGCAATTCTTAATCGCGACGAGCGGGGAGCAGGCGCAGGCTGGAACTGTTGGCGCACAAACCCGTCATTATAGTGAATGGAAAGATCCGTGGCCATTTAAAATCGACGATATTGGGACAGAACCAAATCGGCAGGACATTTTAACCGTTGGCATGCTAACGAAGACGCAATTACTGGACCTTGTGCAAAATTTCATCGTCTATGAACCTGAAGGTGGTAAGACGGTTAAAAAGCTCGCGCGTTATCAACAGTTTCGTGCGGTTAACAAAGCGGTTGAGCGTATTTTGCATACGGAAACGCCGAAAGAGCGCGGCGGCGTCGTTTGGCATACGCAGGGCAGCGGAAAAAGTTTGTCAATGCTGTATTTAGCAGTGAAACTTCGCCGTATCTCGTCTTTGAAAAATCCTACGATCTTGATCGTCACCGATCGTAATGATCTCGACAATCAGATTGCGGGGACGTTCCGACGTTGCGGATTTCCCAACCCAAAACAAGCCGAGGGGGTCAACGATTTACGTCAATTATTAACCCAAGCCCGGGGCTCCACAATTACGACAACCGTACACAAGTTTCAAGAAGGAGAACAAGGCGAAGCGCATCCGCTTCTTTCTGAAGATGAAAATATCTTCGTTATGGTCGATGAAAGTCATCGTACGCAATACAAAGGACTTGCCGTGAATATGCGCTCCGCTTTGCCAAACGCTTGTTATTTAGGGTTTACCGGAACGCCGATCGATAAAGAGGATCGTAGTACGACTCGAACGTTCGGCCCCTATATCGACAAATACACCATTCAACAAGCGGTGGATGATGGAGCGACCGTGCCTATTTTTTATGAAGGACGCATGACGAATCTTCACGTCCAAGGTGAATCCCTTGATACCCTTTTCGATCGCACGTTTCGAGAGTATCCGGAAGAAGATCGAGAGAGGATCAAGCAAAGATTTGCGACGGAGGAGTCTTTGACAGGCGCACCAAAGCGGGTGGAACAAATCGTTTTAGATTTGATTCATCATTTTGAAACGCATATCCGGCCGGATGGATTTAAAGCGCAACTCGTTGCCGTCAATCGTAAAACCGCGATTTTATATAAAGAGAAACTTGATGAATTGAGTGATCTTGAATCCGTCGTCATTTTTTCAGGCGGCCATAATGACGGGGAACATTTGCAGAAATATCACCTATCCGATGTGGAAGAAAAGAACTATATCGATCGTTTTAAAAAGGCAGGAGATCCGCTCGAAATCATCATCGTCGTCGATAAGTTACTCACCGGGTTCGATGCGCCGATTGAACAGGTATTATATTTGGATAAACCGTTAAAAGAACATAATCTATTACAAGCGATCGCACGAACCAATCGCCGTTATAAAGGGAAAACCCACGGACTTCTCGTTGATTATTACGGCGTGTCCTCATTTTTAAATGAAGCGTTAAGTGTTTTTGATGACAGTGATATTGAAGGTGCCTTGCATCCTGTCGAAAGCGAAATCCCGCGCTTACAAAACCGTCACCGTGCGGCGATGCGCTATTTTGACCATGTTGATTTTTTCGATTCGGAAGCATGTATTCAAGTGTTACGACCTGAAGATGTACGGAATGAATTCGATGTGGCGTTTAGAAAGTTTGCGGAAAGCGTGAATATGGTGATGCCAAATCCGAAAGCCGAGCCGTATAAAAAAGATTTAAAATTCCTAGGAAAAATCCGTCAAATGGCAAAAAGCCGTTATCGGGAACCTCAAATGGATATTTCCGATTGCGGCGAAAAAGTGAAACGACTCATCGCCGATCATTTGCATGCATCATCCATAGAGGTGTTGCACGAACCCATCGATATAATGTCCGGAAAATTTACCGAGCGTCTCGAGACATATACTTCAGATGAAGCAAAGGCATCTGAAATGGAACATGCCATCCGCCATGAAATAAAGGTGAAACTTGATGAAAATCCGGTGTACTATACGTCATTAAAAGAAAAACTGGAACAACTTATTGAAGACGGCAAAGAGAAACGGATGGACCTTATCGAACAGCTCGAAGAGCTTCAAAAAATAACGGCCGAACTCCGTAACAGTGATAAGCAGGGGGAAGAAGAAGGATTTACAAAAGAAGAATATCCATTTTTTCAATTGATGGAACAAGAACTACCTTATGATGACAAAGAACCTTTAAAAGAATTAACACACATCATCACAGAAGAAATCCAGGACTATGCAGTGATGGATTGGCCCGAAAAGGATGAAGTCCAACGGCAAATGCGCAGAAAAATAAAACGCCAACTACGAGCTAGCCACTGCCCGAAAGATCAATTGGAAGGCTTGACACAACAGATGATGGATTTGGCGAAGGTGCATTATAAGAAATAG
- a CDS encoding restriction endonuclease subunit S, translated as MNGWEIKNIENIGEVITGSTPKTANSDFWNGTVQFVTPTDITRNRKIMETEKKVTELGVEQGKEIPPNSILVTCIASIGKIAISSERCITNQQINSVIPNEYNDPNYIFYSLLYRRNQLEALAGATTVPIINKKTFSQFKILAAPLPEQHKIAAILTSVDDAIEKMEAIIAQTEKVKKGLMQKFLTQGIGHTKFKQTEIGEIPEEWEVISLGDLSTAKPAYGAGASASSYNTSLPRYIRITDVDQFGRLNNDDPKSIDNESANGYVLSQGDLLFARSGATVGKTYLYNKEDGYCAYAGYLIRFKLDINRVLPEFIFNVTHSNYYYRWVTRMLRAGAQPNINAKEYSSLLVPVPPIKEQTEIVDIITSVDNKITAEHQKLAQLQALKKGLMQVLLTGKVRVKVDEDEVVST; from the coding sequence GTGAACGGCTGGGAGATTAAAAATATAGAAAACATAGGAGAGGTTATTACTGGCTCGACTCCTAAGACCGCAAATAGTGATTTTTGGAATGGTACTGTGCAATTTGTAACTCCCACAGACATCACGAGGAATAGAAAAATAATGGAAACTGAGAAAAAGGTGACAGAATTAGGAGTTGAACAAGGAAAAGAAATACCACCAAATAGTATTCTAGTAACGTGTATTGCTTCTATTGGAAAGATAGCAATTTCCAGTGAACGTTGCATTACAAACCAACAAATTAACTCAGTTATTCCGAATGAGTATAATGATCCTAACTATATTTTCTATAGCCTATTATATAGAAGAAATCAATTAGAGGCTTTAGCAGGTGCTACAACTGTCCCTATAATAAATAAGAAAACATTTTCACAGTTTAAAATTCTGGCGGCTCCCCTCCCCGAACAACACAAAATTGCGGCCATCCTCACTTCCGTTGATGATGCCATTGAAAAAATGGAAGCCATCATTGCGCAAACGGAAAAAGTGAAAAAAGGGCTGATGCAAAAGTTTCTTACTCAAGGCATCGGCCATACGAAGTTCAAGCAAACAGAAATCGGGGAGATTCCTGAGGAGTGGGAGGTTATATCTTTAGGTGACCTTTCAACTGCTAAGCCAGCATATGGAGCTGGTGCTTCTGCTAGTAGTTATAATACCTCTCTACCTAGATATATAAGAATCACTGATGTGGATCAATTCGGAAGGTTAAATAATGATGATCCAAAAAGTATTGATAATGAGAGTGCAAACGGATATGTCTTAAGTCAAGGTGATTTATTATTTGCACGTAGCGGTGCCACGGTAGGTAAGACATATTTGTATAATAAAGAAGATGGATACTGTGCATATGCAGGTTATTTAATTCGATTTAAACTTGATATAAACAGAGTGTTACCTGAATTTATATTCAATGTCACGCATTCGAATTATTATTATAGATGGGTTACACGAATGCTCAGAGCAGGAGCACAACCAAATATAAATGCAAAAGAGTATTCATCTCTATTAGTTCCTGTACCGCCTATTAAAGAGCAAACAGAGATAGTAGATATAATTACTTCAGTAGACAACAAAATTACCGCAGAACACCAAAAACTTGCCCAACTCCAAGCCCTCAAAAAAGGCTTAATGCAAGTCCTTCTCACCGGCAAAGTCCGTGTGAAAGTCGATGAAGATGAGGTGGTCTCCACATGA